cattACTCAATATAgaaatggaaaaatataaaaatatgtactaGTTAACAAGAAGTGTGAAACAACTTGAGTTTGGAACAATGTACCTTCTTCTAAACATAATCACAGATACTAAGTACTAACACCATTGATTTGATGTTAACATGTTGCGTTTTTCTAGTAAACAGAttaatcatatttaacaaaagaaaagcaGAATTCGAAATAAGCTAGATGGCCGATCAAAGCAAATTGGGAGTGTTTGACGACTTTTTTTTGTCTTGTGGGATGTCTACGCTAGCAACAATGTGAGCGGTTTGGCTAGGAGAATCTGTTTTGGCCGCCGTGTTTGGAGGAGCACCATGTGCTTGAGAGTTTCCTGATGGAGAGCTTAGACTTAAACTCTTGGGAAGGTGACCGGATTGTCCCTTGGTACTTTCCTTTCTCTTCACTGCATGTTTGTGCCAGTGCTTGAGCGCTTTTGATGTTTGATCATCAAATATAGACCTCTTCATTTTCGACCCCATCTACATTCCAAAAAAAACGACATACATATAAAATTGCTTATATGGTACTCCAGAAATAAGTTATTCGTAGCTGTTTTTGAACGAGATAGCACTTCAAAGTACCTGAGTAACAAGGGAGTAGAGTGGTAGGATGCCATAGCTGCATAAGATTTGTACTGCAATTCTGTCGAATAGAAGACTAAAAGGTAAAACTTCTTGAACAATTTGTTATGGGTCGAATATTATGAACCCATAACACATAGTGGATCCAGGCCAAGTAGAGACCGGAAACAAGAAACTTTGATGTCCAACTTTGTTAAGAAATACAGTAACTACAGAACTTACCCAATCAAAACTCTACCATATTGAAGAAGAGGTTTTTCATGAAAGCAGGAGTCGAGTCCAAATTCATACTGTAAACATACAATAAGACATCATACAATTACTAACCGTTAATTGTATATGGTGTGtacgtatatataataaagatttaaGAATATGCAAAATAAATCGTTACCCATATCCAGAAGAAGTGAGTTATCTCAAATGagttctgaaaaaaaaaaaaaaatcaaaagttatcaaattataaaagttactaATAGTTTTATCACAATTCACAAAGTAGTTGCTGTGGAAATCCTGTCATTACATATTGGTCACAACGGTTATCATTTTGCTGAAATGATACGACAATCCAATTAAATCTAACGAAAATGATGGAGATTCAAACATTAGCATATGACATGTTACAACTATTTAAAACCGTTTGAACATGCCTAATGCATAATACTTACCATGAAGAGTGTGAGCTGAATAAAATACAGGATTAACGTTGGGTCCCTAAACCAAAAGTGTTTATCAGTGACTTGCACGAGAGGAATGCCTTGTATTACAGATTGTCTTTCTTGAATTTCAATAGCCATCTGTGCTATAATCCCTTGAAGCTTTGTTCCAACTGCTAAGATTATCTTTAACAAAAACTTACTGTTAGTTATCCTTCTTtcctaaaatgaaaaatgatatagGGTCTAAGTAAATTGCCAGTTGGCTTAAGAGATTCAAACTGATATATGAAATAGTCCTTACAACGACTGGAAATAGAGAGAGCCAAATCATAGCATGAGTTCCTGATTATGAACAATGAAAGGTCAGCCAAGGGTTCTTTAGTAATATGCACATGGATAAGTACAAAATAGCGTGGCAAATTCGATTCACTTAATTCTGGTTGGGCCGATCCACTTTGTGCTCTCTAATGGGCCAAATGTATACACTGGAAAATTAGCTACaaatgaaatgggtcaaatgacCCAAATGTCTTGAAAGTCGCGGGAAGTGTTAATTGCATATACCTTCTAAACCATTTTATTCAACAAACtgtattaaaactaaaattatacGGAATTTTGTAAAATTGCTAATAAAAATAGTTGTGTTTTCTGGTCGTAAAGTGTTTTGGGTCAGACCTACCCGCACCAAACTCTACCCATTTTATTCAACAAGCTGTATTAATACtaaagttatataatttttgtaaccACATTTAAGATGTCAATTGttaatgaaaagtgttttgggtCAGACCTACCCGCACCAAAggttacccattttgacatttTACCCAACTTGTCCCATTTGCCACTTCAAGTAAAAGAACAAGGAGGACTTCCAGTAAACAAGTACAAAACTTAACCTTCAACATTGGCAAACAGATAGAGGACCGCAGTAGACCATAAAAGCGGGCTGAAAGTGTCATCAAAAACGGCCAAAATAGATTAAAATTTATACGCCTAAATTATAAGCCATCCatacatattaaataataaCAGCAATATGTATGAAACTAATTACCTGATTCCCACTATGAGTTTgaaatcatcttcaagtgacctcttgatatatttttgaaagttaaattgACTGCCAGGAGCTAAATGAACCTTTATGTGAGAATTAAAAGTAAGTCAATACATATAGAATTGACCAAATTTGTGGCACATCGATGAAGAAAATCACGTTGGGAGTGGTAGAACTCACAGAAATGAACCCATGGCGCATGGTCAAGTAATCTGATCTACCAACAGAAGTAAAGAATTGCCGAAAGAAACAAATCTGAAATGAATGATATGCTTATTATTATCAGCACTCTAATTTACatataagaagaaaaatataGATGCATGATAACTAGTAATTTGGTTTCCTTACAACGTAgaagattattggcaatcctgAACGAGTGGCGTGACCTTTGACAAAAGACGATTCTTTTGTAAGCCGAAACCTAGAAGGATCTGCAAATAAACATTATGAAGACAAGGATCTCCAAATCAGAATGAAACAAAACTttagttcaaaaagttgttggCGACGGTGGCAATTACGACCCACTTACTAATGAACAGGTTGATGTGGGTTGTGGTTTATCTCAAATCGGTCAAGCCTGAGCAGTTAACGAAAAGGGGACATGCCAAATGGATTTAACTAGTTGGAAGCCATGCACAGTTTCTTCATGATGCATGCAACTTGCTATAATTTTATatccaatattttattatagtaTGTATCATTTTTGTGACCATAATTGACGCATCTgttaattattaagatttttttataaaaaagggATGAAAAGAAGTAGTAGCGGGTCAACCTAATCCAGCCAGATTGGCCTATTTAAAGTTTACTTAGGAATTCAGGAATGACCCGTTTCAATCTAAACCCATCCTTGTGTAT
The Erigeron canadensis isolate Cc75 chromosome 2, C_canadensis_v1, whole genome shotgun sequence DNA segment above includes these coding regions:
- the LOC122587445 gene encoding MLO-like protein 9 encodes the protein MAGGGRGLDETATWSVAMVCAIIVVLSIMLEKMLHHIGHYLKERHKIGLLEALEKIKTELMILGFISLLLTFCQNYIASICVSKALTKDFLPCKKKPDDQPPADDDDIEIDTRRRRLLWYDHRRLGGDGPPKECKPGYEALITVEGLHQLHIFIFFLAVFHVIYSALTMIAGRAKIREWKSWEKDILQQQATAHDPSRFRLTKESSFVKGHATRSGLPIIFYVICFFRQFFTSVGRSDYLTMRHGFISVHLAPGSQFNFQKYIKRSLEDDFKLIVGISPLLWSTAVLYLFANVEGTHAMIWLSLFPVVIILAVGTKLQGIIAQMAIEIQERQSVIQGIPLVQVTDKHFWFRDPTLILYFIQLTLFMNSFEITHFFWIWYEFGLDSCFHEKPLLQYGRVLIGIAVQILCSYGILPLYSLVTQMGSKMKRSIFDDQTSKALKHWHKHAVKRKESTKGQSGHLPKSLSLSSPSGNSQAHGAPPNTAAKTDSPSQTAHIVASVDIPQDKKKSSNTPNLL